The Methanothermobacter tenebrarum genome window below encodes:
- a CDS encoding FumA C-terminus/TtdB family hydratase beta subunit, with translation MEAKLKTPLSDEDIKKLRIGDVVYISGTIFTARDRAHKKMIKEGAPYKLEGTVIFHAGPIIKQKGPLEGDIMDDPPVDLIVVGPTTSTRMNPYQSKIINLGVKAIIGKGGMDKNVQDALTRKCAVYLAAVGGCAALYGENVKKVKRVYWPNLGIPEAIWELEVQEFGPLLVAMDSKGENLYERVKC, from the coding sequence GTGGAAGCGAAACTTAAAACGCCATTATCTGATGAGGACATTAAAAAGCTTAGAATAGGTGATGTCGTCTATATTTCAGGGACTATATTCACAGCCCGCGACCGTGCACATAAGAAAATGATAAAAGAAGGGGCGCCATACAAGCTGGAAGGGACAGTAATATTCCACGCAGGGCCCATAATAAAACAAAAGGGGCCACTAGAAGGGGATATTATGGATGACCCCCCAGTAGATCTCATAGTCGTAGGACCCACAACAAGCACTAGGATGAACCCATATCAGTCCAAGATCATAAACTTGGGCGTTAAGGCCATAATAGGCAAAGGTGGCATGGATAAGAACGTTCAAGATGCTCTAACCAGAAAATGTGCAGTTTACCTTGCAGCAGTAGGGGGATGCGCAGCACTCTACGGAGAAAATGTTAAAAAAGTTAAGAGGGTTTACTGGCCAAATCTAGGCATCCCAGAGGCTATATGGGAACTTGAAGTCCAAGAATTCGGGCCATTACTAGTTGCCATGGATTCCAAGGGTGAAAACTTGTATGAAAGGGTTAAATGTTAG